The DNA segment GAGGTTCAGGAAGCACTTTAGCAGTATCACCCtacaaaagaaatattcaatTCAGACATTGGATTTCCAGTAAACCTTCAGAATAGTTTATCAAGTTCTTTAGTTGTTTGAGAGAAACAGGccatttaacaaaattaaaggaTGAAGGAAATTAACTTCTGATTGAAATAATAAACAACTCTACAAACACAACATATGTGAAAGCAACCCGTGGTAtcccaaaaacataaaaaagcaatagaataaataaaaaatagagttaGAGTAGATACATGCCTAAATATTAAtaccatattatttttaacaaggTGGATATGCAACTTTTACGAATCTAGTAACAGCTATTTTATTCAGATGAACAAAAGATGAAGTACAAACATAAAACAGTGCCATCTCACTAAGGATTTTTTTACCATAGAACTGCTACTGCCTTCTAAATTTATATACTTCTCACAATTAATAATTGTTTGATTTCGCAGTTCTCTTCTGCGCTTGTTGCGTCGAGTCTGATCTTCTGCAACAATCACGAATAACAGACGTGTCAATCACGATTATAATAAGTAATCTAAAGATTAAAAGCTAAGACAAAAACTTCCCAGACAATAGATGTTGGAGTAGGcagaaaaaacacaaacaatagACCATAAAAGCATAATGAACAGTATCATTCATGATTACAAGTTCTCTTAATTAAGTTGAAATccagaatttaaatttaatactgTTATTTGCTTTAACAACTGCCATGGTCTGCATCTATAAATTAATCAGCGGGATACATTAGCAGGCATAACTCTCAAAGTCCCTACCATCAGATTTTGGGGCAGCCAGAAAGCTCACAGGCAACAAGGCCAAAAAAGCAGAatgcaaaataaattcaatgatATCATACAagattacaaattttttttaatgaaattgaaatccCGAGTTTAAATTTACTATTGTTTTGCTTTAGCAACTGCTTAACCCTGGTTGTAAAAGTTAACCGGCGGGATACAGTAACACTTGTACAACACCCAATAACGCAATCAGCATAGAAAAGCATTGGGCGAAAGTTCGGTGAGGCACTACcgaaatatattatatagagATTTGGGCTGAAGGGAAAACACACTCCCCCGATTGTAGAAAGCCATATCGTAGCTACTCTCTCCTATAAACAAAATATGTTCATATCTTCCAGTTAAATTCTATAGCCTTCCATTAACTTAGTTTAGGCAAGTGTACTGGCTAAGAGCTTATCTTATATAACAACTATCGTATCCTTCTAAAAACATAATGTTCAACATCAGCACAACCTGGTTAAAAAGTGCATGACAAAGTGGAGAACAACGTTACCTAGTTCAACATCAACTATAGTCCTCCCACGGTTTCTTCTTGATTTGTTTTTAGCCTATGATGGAAcacaaatgagaaaaaaataataatctaatttgcgacaatgaaatataataaatgaagaaaaataatagaaaaaaccATAAATGAGAGGAGATAAACCTCGGCAAAAGCCCCTGGGGTacattcaacaacatcatcatcaatgtCTTCCACATCAATCATCGTTGGTTGAGAAACCGGTGGCTGCTGTTCAACTGTAACTCCTAGTGGCCCTGACTGTGTTGAAGGTCCCTCGTGCTCACGATTGTCACTAGCCGGCACAAGATTAAGGTCAAGGTCCAAAACTGCCTTTCTCCTCCGGTAGCTTCTGACAGCAGGTCCCTTGCCTGTCCGAGAACTCATTGGTACACTACTCCCGTACCCAAGCAGCAACCTAAAAATCCCAATCCCATAACACACAATTCGTAAAAAATCACTCTTAGACCAAGGTCCAGGGATACAAAATTAGGCCAACTTTTCCGATTAACACAATCATAAAACtgacaaaacagaaaaaaaaaaaaaccaacaactcaaacaatttaaaacatcaaaaaacATAGCCGGCAAAGCTGAATAGAATATCAGAGTTCCATTCTCATCTTTCCATGGTATTTCTCACACGACAAACTTTCCACGCACCTACAAAAGCCAGCCAGAGCTAGATAACATAAAAACCTAAAAAGTTTTTACTTCTTGAAGTGACCGGATCCAATTATATCGTACATATCAATCAATTAGCCAGCGGAATATATACAAAAGCAAATTAATCGACCTACAAGAAAAATCGCATAcacaagaaaaaggaaaggaacGGAACCGATGGAGGCGGATATGAACCGTTGAGCAAGAGGAAGTTACGTTGCGGTGGAAACGAATGAGAGAGAAAGTGATCTGAAAAGAGATTGAAAGGGAGAGAGACGCAGCGGTGGCGAATCGACGGGGAGAGAGGGGAGAAGGGGGTTAGGGTTTGGGGAGAATTTGAAGGTAAGGGTTATGACTTAAAAGGGGCACGATGGAAGAAATGAAGGAGGACATGGACACAGTTGTGAACGGAGACACGAACGAGCCACTCGGGTCCAACCCAGCCACGCACGCGCTTCCATTAACCGTGGCCAAACACCACTTAACACGTgctattcaattttaaaaaaaaaaattctaactttCCACAAAGCTATTTCTCTTCAAATTGGTGACGGTTTACTCTGAAACAATGATATGCATTGATAATACtgattattaatatatatagtatttaaattaaagtttcaaTAATACGCGttaatattgattaataataattattataagataaaaaaataattaatattaggttgagtttttttttttttaaataaaaaatgaaaagtgtgGTCGAAATTAAATATAGCAAGGTGCAAGTCTCTGCaccttatatttttgttagattttTCGGAATAACTCTtctaaaaaataactatataattGTTTGAAGTAAGATTAAACAAAAAGTTATAGctataaagtaaatattaaaattaaagcaaaataaaatcaacaaataactgataatttttttttttgactgagtcaaattcaattcaattaaaaaataatcaatttgtttattttaaattaaatcagaTAATCAGAAATCCATGAagcaatttttgggtagcacaTATTGATAATGTAGGGAAGAAAAATGTTGTGCGCTAAGGTTTTTTccctaaaaattaaagaaaaggcATCAAAATACACtcaaatacttttaatatatttaaaaatatcaaaagcaataatcataaatatattttgaatattcaaTAGAGAAACCAAAAACTAagtaaaaaattctaaatttatggATTTATGTGTGCATAGTAAATATTCAATACGAAACAATTCCTAATTAAttcaccaaataaaattaataccaAATCTTTCAAAATAACAACTTCTAAACaacatttatgaaatttaaaaggtgttttttttaatatgaaaagatGGTTTAATGGGAATtctttaatatacatatattgagaaactttgtaaaagaaaatatgaattaaCGGTTATCCATCTATATTTTTACttagtttcttttataataaataatttatgcataattaaatcataaatttaatataattctctttattttcttttaatgagaTCTTTATGTAATGACAAATGatgttatttgaagaaaaaaaatatatacttcaAACCAATATCATTCTAACGAACccaaatcttaaaaatttatcttattttaatctCAATATTTTCAACTACTACTCTTAGCAAGCTGTTTTCAATGGATTCAGatcaaaattctttcaaaataaatccGTGGTTTATTTTCatggaaaaatatttaagttgcCGGTAAACCAAATTGCAAAAATCTAATATCCAAATTAAAACATGGCAAGTTTTCAACCCATATTGTCATCTCATCCCTATAAATTTTCTGCATATATTTGTAAACCACGCCAATTATCATGGCTCGTCCTTTTAAATTAAACgtgttttaattatgttttatctacttttttattttctcaagcATTAGAAAAATATGGTAGACAAATAAAACTGCACTACTAAAATCTATACTGAactaaaaaccaatttttctaaattgaatTGTATTCAGTTACTGAATTGTATTCAATTACTGAATGTGAATTGTGCTAgattataatataaactgaactactaactatattaattttaaactaatttgtactaattttaaattgaattatactaatttttaaactaaacagtataacaatacattttttttaattgaaatttattttaatatttattttattttattcgtatatatcttacaaattaatcttttaattatttgatattataattttctattttatttatattttttattattatatgtgtataaaaattattttattaataaaaaatataaaagttaacatcatACACTAACacgataaatataaatataaatatatatatatatatatatatatatatatatatatatatattatattatatattatatgtaacttaaaaaatataaaaatataaattacgtTTTTCGTTcatatacattatatatttgttgctaaaagaaatataaaaatttgtaataaaaaaattttatcttaaaaagttaatttttttatgtgaataattttttattaatattttattattaaataacgaAACAATTATAGAAGAACTAGAAAAGAGTAAAAACCGTCCTTACATTTTACATTTAACtgaaactgaaccataaaataattaactaaactTAACTGTAGTACAATACAAATCACTTATTATTACAAATCAGTTACTTTTATCCGAAAAAGTACTTAtcaaagaaaaagtatttatCAAAACACTGCTCAAAagttactaataaaatattatgacgAGAGCTTTTGGTGAGACTCAGTTAAAACAATCAGTTTTATTGAAGTTGTTTGtaatggaaaaggaaaatgaattatattacaTAAGATTTATGTTCGAGTCTAATCAAGCATTCCCGATAATACTTTCATTCGGTCTTATAGCAAATGAAAATACTTCATTCAAGTTACACAAGAAATTAGGTGATGACAACTAACGGTTCGAGCTTTTGCAAACATTCTCAAACAGCAACTTGTCCTTGTGAAATAGTCAAAAGAAAAATGTCATAAGTTGTACAAAATCTCCATGCCAAGCAAAATGGGCATTAATATCAGACTACAGGAAGTTGTCACCAAATTTAAGGATTTAATTCAAAGCAATTGGAATCGTCCGACAAAGCATGGTAGCCAATACCTGAGTGCTACTATTTTTAATATCTGTGTCTACTACGGTCCCGATCTCGTCCATAATCTCTGTCTCGGTCAACATAGTCCCAGTCTCGGTCTCGATCTCTTCCCCTGTCCCTGTCTCTGTCCCTATTCCAACTGCTTTGCCTCTCTTTGTCACTTCGCTCTCTGCTCCTGCTCTCCCCATCATTACGTTCTCTTCCTCTGTCTCTACTTTCTCTACCATCCTTGTCTATCCCTGTCATTGGTATTATTGTATAACAAGAACTCGGTTACTGCCGGTCCAATCAATTCACTATTTCATATTAACGTCTCAAACGATTATATCAACAAGTACATCCTCACTAATTTGCATATCCACGTCCCAATAAACCAGGAGAGTTTAAAAAACATGGTAATATCAAATGTATAAAATACTACAAAACTAATGACCAGCTCAATGTAATAAACCATGAAACTTGATGCGCACAATGTAATAAACCATGAAACTACTACATAAATAGATGCACCAAGACAACCAATAACCAGTTTGATTTAGTATGCAGGGTCAGAAAGCAAAAAGTCAGACAGTTAACTAGTTGTATGGGTCAAAAAGGaccaatgaaaaaaatataacgagagaaaagataaattatatgCAACTATAATTCTAAGAGAACATGCAACTCTAATTGAAAATGATAATTCCATCAGACCTGTAACTATAATGATTATCCAGAAATGTATCGGTGTTATGGAACATGTGGGGAAAGAGTGGAGGTGGGAGCTTCACTAGCTCACAAACTATCAGTGCAGGTTCAGGTTgctctataataatataaattatggaGTGCAAGCATTCTAGATATGCAATAATACCTAGTTCTTCAACCTCCCAACCAGCACGTCCTGAACCAGGAAGCCCACGCGCAGCTTCAGCTTGCTGTGTTTTGGCACGGAATTTTTTCTTTAGATTTCCAAATTCATCATACAACTCCCCATCATCCTGACAGTAAAAAACAGATTATAAGACAAACGTGGCGTTTGAGACAGAGGTAGTATATGTTACTCTCAATCAATCTTACTTCAGCTTCCCTCCTACGACGTCTGgtttcttctatttcttcttcatcaagctCTTTGTAACCTCCACCTCGTCCTCCTCTGTTAATCAGACAATATAACCTTAGGAGAATATTTGAAGTaacatttttaactaaaatacaaattatgaTTGGTAAAAAGATACACAAAATTGAAGTATCAACTTAAATTCAACATATGAAAAAACAAAGGGGCAAAATTATGAAGGaaatcaacattttcaaaatttaaacaaaaatggaaaatagtGGTTAATCCATGCTTAAAGCATGTATACTTCAGTTAATTTTACAACTAAGTCGaactttggttgccaagacatCATAAATTGAAATTCTCCCAGTCTCCCAAAATGAAATACTTCATGATATTTCACATAAAACAACACCATGCAAAACATTTTACAGTGACAGACCTATAAAACACACAGACAAAAATGTATTTGAGGTCTGTCTATATGCTCACATTTCATTGTAAGGTGCTTTTATGCTGTGAAAAGATAGTAAATATCTCctaatattttaatgatgaaAGCCGTGCTacatttctatttaaaaaacaaattggtGACTGTGTACTTTGATATAGAGAAAAGTATGATACAATAATTTTCTCCTTGCCCCATGGACACTCGTATACAACTAGGACACAACCATAGGTGTATAATCATGCAGAGGCAGCATCAAATGATTATTCAATTTTCCACATACGTATAAATTGCTAAATGAGATTTGAACAGATAAGAAATAAATAGTATACAGGCATTAGCAACCAACATTTTATATGGCTATACTAGacttctaaaaattaatttcttaaatctGACTGGATTAAAAGTGCAATGCCACAAAATGACATGGGCAATGCTCAAATGATGTATATCATAAATTGCCTTCAATATAACAACCACACTATGACGTCGCATGCATGTTTGGTTTACCTTTTTTCtggaaaaataattgtttatttttcaaaagttctaGCATAAAACTGGCAAAAAAATGATGATTTCTCTCGAATAAGCTGAATCAATCATGCAAACAAGTATCTCTATCTATCACAacggaaaacaaaaaaaaaaaaaagcattttctCCATAAGCCACTATTTACTTTATTAGAAATAGAAGGCATAAAAAAATACCTTACACCACCCTCATTATGCCCAGGCTTATTTGTATTGCAAATATTACATTTAGTCCGCTTCGCCCAGTTGATATTGCCACACCTAAGAAAAAAGAGCATGACAAAGGCAATTCAttacactaattttattttaaaaaacacacaaaagtGTACACAAGTGACGAGCAAGTTGAAAGTCGGGTATAAATACCTCAAACAGGTGTTAAGTAAAATATGACtcacaataaataaagaaaCTCAGTGACACAACAATTAGTAGTGACGGAACAGAAAATAATTCCATAAACCATAGCCAACTAGTAATGAACACAAAAATCACAGAAGTATGTAATGTTGCCACACATTACTGTAAGAACtggaattaaaatttatgaaaacacAAAGCCAATCACCACAAGGACCGAGGAAGGAGAGATTCAAGAGCTGGGTTGTAACCTAAACCCAAGAAAGGGTTACAAAATAGTCAAGGAAGTTACCAGtgattattttcaaataaaacccCATGCCAAAGTTCTAATCTATCGTTTTAGTATCAACAGTCTCTTGAAAACCAAATTGTCCATAGCAATAGTATAATGCTCTGATCTCTTGTGACTCTAGGTTGGAAATGCCACCAAAGTAATACTCGATCAAATGATGGTTGCTGGACTTCTATAAAATTGACAGACAACTTGAATAGCAGCAGACAGGATGATATATTTGGCTGGAATGTGCTAGAATAAGTTAAGACAGAAACTAACACACTCAGGAATAAGATCATAAATGTGGGTATAGCTAGTTTATGGCAAATGTTTAATAAATCTCTTGAAGCCAACCAAGTGCAAAAGaagcatttttttattaactgcGTCAATTAAACAGGAACTGGAAACTTCTGTTTGGGCCCTCATAACGGATGCGTATAGGTTAGGTTTGCGTACCCCATGCATATAAACAGACATCTTAccataaaaaatcaatttgaagatgttttaaattgtttgcTAACAGTTCttcaaaaataacataacaaaaaaGTAATCCAATTGATGTAGCTAAGCAgcaaattttgtaaatttataagaaaagtgTATGTTTTACcactaaaataatgaaattcaaatctaaacaaaatatttaaaaggaaatcAGATACAAAGGAAAAAGCACACAAGGTCAATGCAACACAGTCATACATTGGACAGGGCCAATCATTGGGACCAAATAGTCCTCCACCAACTGGCCGGCCAACACCTCCTGGTTCTTGTCCAGCAGCACGTCCTTTGCCACGGCCACCAGCCCCTGAAATTCCAGCAGCACCAGCAGGACGGGCAGTTCCACAGCGGTTACAGGCACCACGGAAAGCAAAGTTCACATTGGAGCAACTGCTATGACAAGAAAGAAATGTTATTCTATCTGCACTAAATAATCCAAAATGACTGAATAAGTGAGTACAAGAGCAAGAAAGAGCTGCTCACCAATTTCATATCACAGACCTTGTATTCGGACACAACCAATCGCCATCTTGTTGCCATGCTTTGCCTGAAGGATCATTTTGTCCTCTACCTCTTCCACTACCACCATTAACATCCTTGGTAGTTTCCTCTAATCCAACAACAGTACCAGCAACTACTGGTTCTACTCCTGCTGAATTATAAGTTTGGTCATCCTTGTTTTTTGACTCTGCTATAAAAACGCCAATTATATTGCCATGAAAATCTTTGTTGTTAAACCATTCAACAGCCGCTATAGCAGCATGTGGATCTTCATACGTCACAGTAGCATCTCCCTTTGGTTCATTAGTCTCTTTGTCTCGATATAACCATATTTTTGGTCTCCCGGTACGTTTATCTTTCTGCATAGCATgaattataaatgaaataggactaaaagtttcaaaatataatgCAACACggaaaaaaaggagaagaaaaggaaCGAGACAGAAGtggaaaaaagggaaaataaatcatgaaactgaaaattttaaactattctCGTGTAAACCTCATTTTGCAAGGATAAAAACCAAAATTCGAATTCAAATGAGCACTTCCTACATAAACATATAAGATTCCATCCTAGCCaaggtaaaaatatttatgttccTTGTAATATTTCTCATCTATCTTTAAGTAAGGAAGCAGTTTTAAAAACATGATAACATTAATTTGAATGATTGGCGTGCTTGATGCAGAGACGCCATACCTTCACTAGTCCAATGGTGCCAAAATATTCAGCCAACATATTTTCGTCAGTCCCGTAGGGCAAGTTGCATACATAGACAGACCCATTTGAAAGAGCTTGTTTTCCAGGATGGGTTGCCATGGGGCCTTAATCTCATGAAACAGAAGCAACCAGAACCGAACCACCAGAACTCTGAAAAAGGAGCAAGCCAGTTAGTTTTCCTTACGCACACATAAGAATAAAGGCGGTTTTCCGACCAGTAATTGACTATCACAACCCTGACCTAACCAAGGTTATTCGAGAAATTTaacaataaagtaaaaaaaaaaataagagatacaTAAATTAGTAACAGACATCGGATTTAAGGGATGAAATTAAGCAATGTGATGAaaaacttcaaacaagttttttttaaaaaaaaaaaaaacagcgtGGTAATCGAAGGGGGGCAATCACAGGATAAAAGGCATGATAAGAGATTATTGAGTTGAAACGCATGCTTAGGGAAGTTTCGTCAGGTTGAAAATTCGTAAAGTGCGCAAACTCGTCACATGAtaacaattgaaaaacaaaaacaatcgATAGAAAAAGGGGAACGTGGAAGAAAAATGAGAATTGAAAGGCTTTggtggaagaaaatgaaattatggGCAAATGAACGAATAGAGAACAAGGCTAGAGAAGTGAAATGGTCGTACCCGGAATCGGAGGAAAGAAACAGCACTGTGTTGTGTTGTTGGTTAGATCTGCGATTTATCGCTTCTCCTCAATCCTTCAACACTCTCACTGTTTCTCTTCTTTACCTCCAATGCTAATccttaatatctttttttactCTCTCCaaattctttgtttttattttatttaggttaCTTTTCGTATTtcgtataataaaaaaaattggtgttaaattTAGGGTAAAgtaatatttatctatttttttaagttaaaaataaaatagaagaaaaatacacTTGCTTTCGTCTACGATTCTTAATAAATTATCCTTCATTATACTCAAAAGAgctatttatcattatttataaataataattatactttttgttaattttaaaaaaatatttatattttcgtattttatttagtgattgtaaaaatatagaatatagTGTCTTAAAATTggaagtaattttaaaatagtaaaatttgtttattttaatattaaaataatttatataaatagaaaattttatacacaaattttattattttaaagcgcgttatttttttatatttaacttttagagttttttttacttattttttatgttttttttaatttgagatcAATCACTTTGGATTGGTTAGTTTTGTTAATCAAGTAaatagtttttgtttgtttttgtcttctatggggatttttttttttctcataccCTTTGTATAATCAATGTGATCATTTATTGATTATTACAGTaggtttcaattatttttgcgaTATCCATGTGTATAAGTATAGTACATGGAAGAGTGGTTAAGGATAGTTTTCAGAGGTAACAATAACTAATTAtacttgttttaaattaatctatttgTTTAACTATAAATATTTGTGTTGAATTGTGATTTAATATGATGAATTTTGATTTATCATCATTTGAATACGTGTTATTTATATGTTGAAAacatgagttttattatttatttgtgaaCTGTAATGTTTTAATGAGATTCTTTCAATGAGTACTATGGCTCAACTTGAATTAAAATCATGGAATTTTAAGTATTTGAGAGGTTTCTGAATGTATATTAATTTATGCATTCAGAATATTCATTTACCTTATGCAAATATCTGGTCAGACAATATCTCCTTTCGCGCTTCCATGATAACTAGTGGCAACACTTCATGTTGTTTTTCTAAtatgaaaccctaattttggttAGAAAGAGACCTtcgttagaaaaaaataatcaaacaatttgtttttttataaataaaattgaatcacaCACCAATTAACAACAATGTTGtaatttttgcaaaataatGCTTCagataaacaaaaaagtaaataattaattgaaattctCACCCTAAATATAAACTTGGAATGAtgaaacctttttaaaataaataaaaataaaaaacgaattTGAGACTAAAATAAAGAGGAATGAAGGCTTAAGAAATTACCAAGTTGAAGAAAGAACATACAAGTACCACTTATTTTCTTTCCCTCTTAAttgttaagaaatgaaaaaatgtaTATGATTAGAAACGAATATTACAATAAAAGtagatataattaattttacaatttatttttaaatagtttatttattttataaatagttttataataaaaaaatattaaaattttaaaacaagtcaaattaaaacaatagattaaatttaaaaaaagatatcactaaaattaataagataattatttaaattaaaaaaatatttaaaagataaagttgAGAAATAATGCGATAGAAAAAAAGAATCCCTTTacatgtatattatatatatatatatatatatatatatatatatatatatatatatataattaaaaacattggCAAAAACATGTCATGTAAATTATAAAtggaaattttataaaataatctaatttgtgtttgataatgcgattttttttaagaactttgtTTGTCTCAACAAACCACTTATATTATCAgtgtttcaaaataatttatttaaataacactgttttttttttttataaataataatagtaaaatatttcattttacaaactttgtttatttgaaaaatttctGGATTTAATGATACACCcatttaaaccaaaattttaattttcagttaCTTTTTCTCAGCCAGTTCTTCTACAGTCTGAATCCCTACTTTAAAAGGAGAGATGACGTAAATCTCATTTAGGGATAATTTtccctaatttaatttaatattttatttagaaagtGAGTTAGATCTTCTCTCTCCGGCGTGAGCTAAAAAAAACCCTGGTAGAAGAAGAGAGAGGAGTTCCGCAACTTCCACAGGTAAAGgcaaaaacacaaagcaaaacatGAACGTGTGAGTGGGGCGCCATCAAAATGGATCACAGAGCCCAACGAACTCAGAAACCCTAACTGAGTCATCCATCAGTCATATACCCGAAGACGGTTCGGAATGATTGATGGTAGTGATCATgcaacagcagcagcaacaacagcagcagcagaATCCTTCTGCACTGGTGCCACACCTAAAAAATCCCCAATCCTCCACCTCCACCGTCGCCGCCGCCACCACAACCCCCGCCGCCACTTCCATTAGGTCGCCTACCTCGCAGTCGCCGCTCTCCGTCGTCGCTCCCCTCCGCCAACCCCCGCTTACCTCGCATCCCGTGCCAGTTACGGCGGTGGAGTCTGCTTTGACGGCGGTACCGACGTGTCCGCTGGTGAGAGTCCGCCTCTCGGACATTGCCCCCTATGACGGGGCACCGGCGGGGTCTTATCTGAGAGCAATGGAGGCGCTGTGTGGGTCTCTGCTGCGGCACAATGCAGCGTTGATCGAATTGGGGAGCGAGGACACTGCTCTGATGCGATGCGGCTTGGAAGGTGCACGGTTGTTTTTCAGAAGCAGGGCCCAACTTGGTGTTGGAAAGGGTAGCCGTGGGGTTTACATGTACAGAGCAGGAAGGTAGAAATAAATTTCTCCCTTGGCAATTGCAGTAGACGGACctaaaagagataaaatgagTTGAGGTTCCTCAAATAAGCTAAAATGAACTTATCTACTCTGTCTTTGTTTGGGTGAACTCTAGAAGTACTTGTAGGGGAAGATTATGTAAGCACTTGAATAAACTATATGTAAGAACTTCTTTGTAAGATTTACTTATACATAAGTTATCTTGAAGAAGTTCTCTTACAttagttttttcttaaagatgATTTTGACTTACgtacaagttaattttaacttatgcactagttaatttcaactttagaagtaatatttagtttttttccaTCTCCTAAAGTACTTGTGGGGAACCTTATTTAAATAGATCCTCTagctttt comes from the Vigna radiata var. radiata cultivar VC1973A chromosome 2, Vradiata_ver6, whole genome shotgun sequence genome and includes:
- the LOC106756539 gene encoding E3 ubiquitin-protein ligase RNF4 isoform X1, whose translation is MRFFLLLLGYGSSVPMSSRTGKGPAVRSYRRRKAVLDLDLNLVPASDNREHEGPSTQSGPLGVTVEQQPPVSQPTMIDVEDIDDDVVECTPGAFAEAKNKSRRNRGRTIVDVELEDQTRRNKRRRELRNQTIINCEKYINLEGSSSSMGDTAKVLPEPRIEPVFNCPICMGPLAEEMSTRCGHIFCKNCIKAAISAQGKCPTCRKKITVKELIRVFLPSTS
- the LOC106777580 gene encoding transcription initiation factor TFIID subunit 15, encoding MATHPGKQALSNGSVYVCNLPYGTDENMLAEYFGTIGLVKKDKRTGRPKIWLYRDKETNEPKGDATVTYEDPHAAIAAVEWFNNKDFHGNIIGVFIAESKNKDDQTYNSAGVEPVVAGTVVGLEETTKDVNGGSGRGRGQNDPSGKAWQQDGDWLCPNTSCSNVNFAFRGACNRCGTARPAGAAGISGAGGRGKGRAAGQEPGGVGRPVGGGLFGPNDWPCPMCGNINWAKRTKCNICNTNKPGHNEGGVRGGRGGGYKELDEEEIEETRRRRREAEDDGELYDEFGNLKKKFRAKTQQAEAARGLPGSGRAGWEVEELGIDKDGRESRDRGRERNDGESRSRERSDKERQSSWNRDRDRDRGRDRDRDWDYVDRDRDYGRDRDRSRHRY
- the LOC106756539 gene encoding E3 ubiquitin-protein ligase RNF4 isoform X2 — protein: MSSRTGKGPAVRSYRRRKAVLDLDLNLVPASDNREHEGPSTQSGPLGVTVEQQPPVSQPTMIDVEDIDDDVVECTPGAFAEAKNKSRRNRGRTIVDVELEDQTRRNKRRRELRNQTIINCEKYINLEGSSSSMGDTAKVLPEPRIEPVFNCPICMGPLAEEMSTRCGHIFCKNCIKAAISAQGKCPTCRKKITVKELIRVFLPSTS